A region from the Panicum hallii strain FIL2 chromosome 1, PHallii_v3.1, whole genome shotgun sequence genome encodes:
- the LOC112892246 gene encoding MLO-like protein 1, translating to MAGGGAKGGSEITLEHTPTWIVASVCSVIVVISLLFERLLHRLGKRLSKSHRKPLYEALLKVKEELMLLGFISLMLNVFQGATQKICVRESVMHHLLPCPRPPPRAPKKAAHYGAAAFTGVLGSARRLLAGGGASSDYCLKKGKVPILSTEAIHQLHIFIFALAVTHVVLSAVTLILGVTQTRKWKHWEEKIQQNDDNGPQMIKHVQEFKFIQSHFKGHGKRWGIFGWLRAFFKQFYGSVTEEDYTTLRLGFIMKHCRGHPKFNFYDYMNRALEGDFKKVVGISWYLWALLMIFLLLNVHGWYVYIWLSVVPFIVLLVVGSKMEHIITELALEVAQKHTAIEGDLVVSPSDEYFWFGRPKLVLLLIHIVLFQNAFEIAFFFWLLVIYGFKSCIMGKPAYVIARLVISVISQLLCGYSTLPLYAIISQMGSSFKKAMFDENISEGLANWAQNARQRKRMPATNLGDSSPDGEGIQMVNAQRVSAMEQGTARLIK from the exons ATGGCCGGGGGAGGGGCCAAAGGCGGGTCGGAGATCACGCTGGAGCACACGCCCACATGGATCGTCGCGTCCGTCTGCTCCGTCATCGTCGTCATCTCCCTGCTCTTCGAGCGGCTGCTCCACCGCCTCGGCAAG AGGCTGTCGAAGAGCCATCGGAAGCCGCTGTACGAGGCCCTCCTCAAGGTAAAGGAAG AGCTGATGCTGCTGGGGTTCATCTCCCTGATGCTCAACGTCTTCCAGGGCGCCACGCAGAAGATATGCGTCCGGGAGAGCGTCATGCACCACCTGCTGCCgtgcccgcgcccgccgccgcgcgcccccaaGAAAGCCGCGCACTACGGCGCCGCCGCGTTCACCGGCGTCCTGGGCAGCGCGAGGAGGCTCCTCGCCGGAGGAGGCGCCTCCAGTGACTACTGCCTGAAAAAG GGCAAAGTTCCAATCCTCTCTACTGAAGCCATTCACCAGCTGCACATTTTTATCTTTGCCCTAGCAGTCACGCACGTGGTTCTCAGTGCTGTTACACTTATTCTTGGAGTCACACAG ACAAGAAAATGGAAACACTGGGAGGAGAAGATCCAGCAAAATGATGACAATG GTCCTCAAATGATCAAACATGtgcaagaattcaaatttatccAATCTCACTTCAAAGGTCATGGAAAAAGATGGGGAATTTTCGGTTGGCTG CGTGCCTTCTTCAAACAATTCTATGGGTCAGTCACTGAGGAGGACTACACAACCCTGAGACTTGGCTTCATCATG AAACATTGTAGGGGGCATCCAAAATTCAATTTTTACGATTATATGAATAGAGCACTGGAGGGTGACTTCAAGAAAGTTGTTGGCATAAG TTGGTACCTTTGGGCTTTGCTTATGATATTCTTGCTACTGAATGTTCATG GATGGTATGTCTACATATGGCTATCGGTAGTCCCTTTCATT GTGCTACTTGTGGTTGGAAGTAAGATGGAGCATATTATTACTGAATTGGCTCTCGAGGTTGCCCAAAAGCATACGGCAATAGAAGGGGATCTAGTTGTGTCTCCTTCGGATGAATACTTTTGGTTTGGCCGGCCTAAACTAGTCCTCCTCTTGATCCACATCGTCTTATTCCAAAATGCATTTGAGATTGCATTTTTCTTTTGGTTGTTG GTTATATATGGATTCAAATCATGCATTATGGGAAAACCAGCATATGTTATAGCTCGACTTGTGATAAG TGTGATCAGCCAACTCCTATGCGGTTACAGCACTTTACCACTCTATGCTATCATCTCGCAG ATGGGAAGTTCATTTAAGAAAGCAATGTTCGATGAGAATATATCTGAAGGCCTCGCCAATTGGGCTCAAAATGCTAGGCAACGTAAAAGAATGCCAGCAACAAATCTAGGTGATAGTTCACCTGATGGTGAGggaattcaaatggtgaatgCGCAAAGAGTGTCAGCAATGGAACAAGGGACTGCTAGGCTGATTAAGTGA